The genomic region CGCCAAACAACTGAAACTGCCTGAAATCCTACCATTGAAAGAATACCAATATGAGTGAGGCCAAATTTATGAGGATTATCGTCTTCTTCGACCTACCGGTTATCACGGCGGCAAAGCGCAAAGCCGCCAATCAATTCCGCCAGTTTTTATTAAAAGACGGATACCAAATGCTGCAACTTTCCGTATACAGCCGTATCGTCAAAGGCCGCGATTCGTTGCAAAAACACCACAACAGACTGTGTGCAAACCTTCCGCAAGAAGGCTCAATCCGCTGTTTGGAGATAACAGAAAAGCAATATGCCGCCATGAAACTGCTGTTGGGCGAGCTGAAAACCCAAGAAAAAAAGGTCAATTCAGACCAATTATTGTTATTTTAAGCCCATTTTTTCATAACAAATAAAACGGGAAACCCTTATGAAATAAGGATTTCCCGTCGAAGTATTGTAGCACTGCGAAATGAGAAAGGGAGCTACAACTGGACATCTCAAAGGACACCATAGACGCAAATTGTAGCACTGCGAAATGAGAAAGGGAGCTACAACGCAAAATCTTATGTATGATAATTGGCAGGAATTGTAGCACTGCGAAATGAGAAAGGGAGCTACAACTTAACATCGTGTATTGGGTTATTATTTTAAATTGTAGCACTGCGAAATGAGAAAGGGAGCTACAACGTTTTGTGGCAATGGTTTCCGCCGTGGGTAATTGTAGCACTGCGAAATGAGAAAGGGAGCTACAACCCGCATTGATGCGTAAACTCGCCGTTATTGATTGTAGCACTGCGAAATGAGAAAGGGAGCTACAACTAAAAAAGGCAGAACAATTACAAAAAGAAAATTGTAGCACTGCGAAATGAGAAAGGGAGCTACAACTAATTACTCGGCGTATGTATTTCTATTTGGATTGTAGCACTGCGAAATGAGAAAGGGAGCTACAACTGCAGACGATGACGGAGCAGCCTGCATCATATTGTAGCACTGCGAAATGAGAAAGGGAGCTACAACAAGCGGGTGCGGTTTTAGCACTGGCTACCCATTGTAGCACTGCGAAATGAGAAAGGGAGCTACAACACTACTGCGTTTGCTATCTGAAACGAATTTATTGTAGCACTGCGAAATGAGAAAGGGAGCTACAACAAGCACCTTGAATCAATACAAAAGCGAAATATTGTAGCACTGCGAAATGAGAAAGGGAGCTACAACACTACTGCGTTTGCTATCTGAAACGAATTTATTGTAGCACTGCGAAATGAGAAAGGGAGCTACAACTCGTTCAAACAACAGTACAAAAAAAGGCATATTGTAGCACTGCGAAATGAGAAAGGGAGCTACAACCGCATTTGCAAAATTTAGTGGGTTGCCGTTATTGTAGCACTGCGAAATGAGAAAGGGAGCTACAACTAACTGGATTGCACACGGTCAAAGTTAAAGATTGTAGCACTGCGAAATGAGAAAGGGAGCTACAACATTCGGGTCGCAACAGAAACCTTTACCAAAATTGTAGCACTGCGAAATGAGAAAGGGAGCTACAACAAAGAAAGCGAGCTTGTAAAAAGGCAGAAGATTGTAGCACTGCGAAATGAGAAAGGGAGCTACAACTTAATTTCCGGCTGGGAATGGATACAAAAAATTGTAGCACTGCGAAATGAGAATGGGCGCTACAACCAGCCGTTGCGATAAGCGAACGTGCGTTAAAGTCATTGAGACACAGTGCAATTATGGCAAGAAAGGCGACAGATATTGTGTCACAGATTTGAAATAAGAAAAAACCGCCCACTCACAGAGTAGGCGGAAAACTTGCGTTTTTTTGATTGTGGTCGGGTTAGCTACTGCATTGACTTAACAGCAAAGCAACCGCTAAAATGAACTTGTGGTTCACTTCAACGGACAGCAGCAACTTTTTCCCACGCATAAGGAATTTAAGCATTTTAGCTTCTCCTAGTGAAGTTAATCACACAGGCGAGAGCCGAACAAAAATCCCCGTTGCAGCGGGGATTTTTGCTGTTCCCTGTTTGATGATTAAACTAAAATCTTGCAAAATGAGACCTTTGCAAAATTCCCCAAAATCCCCTAAATTCCCACCAAGACATTTAGGGGATTTCTCATGAGCACCTTCTTTCAACAAACCGCCCAAGCCATGATTGCCAGACACATCGACCGTTTCCCGCTATTGAAGTTGGACCAGGTGATTGATTGGCAACCGATCGAACAATACCTGAACCGTCAAAGAACCCGTTACCTTCGAGACCACCGCGGCCGTCCCGCCTACCCGCTGTTGTCCATGTTCAAAGCCGTTCTGCTCGGACAATGGCACAGCCTCTCCGATCCCGAACTCGAACACAGCCTCATCACCCGCATCGATTTCAACCTGTTTTGCCGTTTTGACGAACTGAGCAGCATAGTGGATTAACAAAAACCAGTACGGCGTTGCCTCGCCTTAGCTCAAAGAGAACGATTCTCTAAGGTGCTGAAGCACCAAGTGAATCGGTTCCGTACTATTTGTACTGTCTGCGGCTTCGTCGCTTTGTCCTGATTTTTGTTAATCCACTATACTTTATGCCGCTACCGCAACTGGCTGGCGCAAGATAATACCCTGTCCGAATTGCTCAAACTGATTAACCGACAACTGACCGAAAAAGGCTTAAAAATAGAGAAAGCATCCGCCGCCGTCGTTGATGCCACCATTATTCAGACCGCCGGCAGCACACAGCGTCAGGTCATAGAAGTCGATGAAGAAGGACAAATCAACGGCCAAACCACACCGAGTAAGGACAGCGATGCCCGTTGGATCAAGAAAAACGGCCTCTACAAACTCGGTTACAAACAACATACCCGTACCGATGCGGAAGGCTATATCGAGAAACTGCACATTACCCCCGCCAATGCCCATGAGTGCAAACACCTGTCGCCGTTGTTGGAAGGACTGCCCAAAGGTACGACCGTCTATGCCGACAAAGGCTACGACAGTAAGGAAAACCGGCAGCATCTGAAAGAACATCAGTTACTGGACGGCATTATGCGCAAAGCCTGCCGCAACCGTCCGCTGTCGGAAACGCAAACCAAACGCAACCGGTATTTGTCGAAGACTCGTTATGTGGTTGAACAGAGCTTCGGTACGCTGCACCGTAAATTCCGCTATGCGCGGGCAGCCTATTTCGGGCTGCTCAAAGTGAGTGCGCAAAGCCATCTGAAAGCGATGTGTTTGAACCTGTTGAAAGCCGCCAACAGGCTAAGTGCGCCCGCTGCCGCCTAAAAGGCAGCCCGGATGCCTGATTATCGGGTATCCGGGGAGGATTAAGGGGGGATTTGGGTAGAATTAGGAGGTATTTGGGGCGAAAATAGACGAAAACCTGTGTTTGGGTTTCGGCTGTCGGGAGGGAAAGGAATTTTGCAAAGGTCTCAGCCTGCCCGAAATCATCCGCGACCTGCTCGAAATGCCGTCTGAAACCGCCATTGCCGACATCACACGCACTTATTCCGCACATTACCTCAATCCCAACAACCGCAATATGACGCTCTTTCCCGATGCCCTGCCCTGTCTGGACAAGCTCAAAGCACAAGGATACTGGCTTGCCGTCGCCACGGGCAAAGGGCGGGCGGGTTTGGACAACGCCATCAGTCAAACCGCCACCGGCGGCTATTGGCTCGCCACCGCCTGCGCGGGGGAATATCCCTCCAAACCCTCGCCCGAAATGGTATTCGGAATCTGCGGCGAACTGGGACTCGACCCGAAAGAGGCATTGGTCGTCGGCGATACGGCGCACGACCTGCATATGGCGGCAAACGCAGGCGCGGCGGCAGTCGGCGTGGCCACCGGCGCACATTCGCGCGAACAGCTCCTTAGCGCACCGCATCTCGCCGTATTGGACGGTTTGTCCGAACTGCCCGGTTTTCTTGCACAACATTACGCCTGATTGGTTTCCGCATCCGGCACACGGCAAAAATGCCGTCTGAAGCCTGTTCAGACGGCATTTGTGTTGCCCAAACATTCAACGCCTGCGTCAACGTTTGCACAAATCGGGTTTGGTTTCGCCCTCGCGGCGCAACTCTTTGGGCAGGACGAACACAATGCTTTCTTCCGCACCCTCGCCTTCGCGTACGGTTTCGTGCCCCCATCCGCGTATGGTTGCCAGTACTTCCCGCACCAACACTTCGGGCGCGGACGCGCCTGCCGTTACGCCGACTTTGTTTTTGCCCTCAAACCATGCGCGTTGCAGGTAGCCTGCATTATCCACCATATACGCATCGATTCCGCGCGATGCCGCCACTTCGCGCAAGCGGTTGCTGTTGGACGAATTGGGCGAACCGACCACAATCACGATGTCGCACTGTTCTGCCAACTCTTTGACGGCGGTTTGCCGGTTGGTCGTCGCATAGCAGATATCTTCCTTGTGCGGATTGCGGATATTGGGGAAACGCGCGTTCAGCGCGGCGATGATGTCTTTGGTTTCATCGACCGAGAGCGTGGTTTGGCTGACATAGGCGAGTTTGTCGGGGTTTCTGACTTCGAGTTTTGCCACATCTCCGACCGTTTCGACCAAAAGCATTTTGCCCGGCGCAAGCTGCCCCATCGTTCCTTCGACCTCGACGTGCCCCTTATGCCCGATCATGATGATTTCACAGTCTTGGGCATCCAGTCGGGCGACTTCCTTATGCACTTTCGTCACCAGCGGGCAAGTCGCATCAAACACGCGGAAACCGCGCTCCGCCGCTTCTTGCCGCACCGCCTTCGATACGCCGTGTGCCGAATAAACCAGTGTCGCGCCCGGCGGCACTTCCGCCAAGTCTTCAATAAACACCGCACCTTTTTCACGCAGGTTGTCCACGACGAATTTGTTGTGAACGACTTCGTGGCGCACATAAATCGGCGCGCCGAACTCTTCCAAAGCACGTTCGACAATACTGATTGCCCGATCCACACCAGCGCAGAAGCCGCGCGGATTGGCAAGGATGATGGTTTTCTCGTTCATAAGCCCGGTATTTCGTTTTCAGACGGCATCAATATTTTTCTTCTTGGGTTTTACGGTGGACGATGTTGTCCAACACCGCCAACACCGCACCGACGCAGATAAAGCTGTCGGCAATATTAAAGGCGGGATAAAACCAATTTTGCCAATAAAACAATAAGAAATCGACGACATGACCGTGTATCAGGCGGTCGATGACATTGCCTAACGCACCGCCGATAATCATTGCCGCACCCGTTTTGCCGAGGGTTGCAAACTCATCGCGCAAGATGGCGCGTACCAAATACGCGCTCACCGCCACCGCCAGCACCAAAAAAAAGTATTTTTGCCAGCCGCCCTGATCGGCAAGGAAGCTGAACGCCGCACCCGGGTTGTACACCAGCGTCAGATCGAAAAAGGAAGGAATGACATTGACGCGTTCCCGATACTGAAACGACGACAGCACCGCCCACTTCGACCACTGGTCCAGCACGATGGCGGCAAGTGCCAATACCCAATAGCGCGTTTTACTTGAAACAGATGAAGACATATTTTTCAACAGCCGGTAAAAGAGTACCATTTTACCCGAAAACCCCCTTTCCTGTACCCGAAACGGCAAATGCCGTAATCTTAAAACCCGTCATTCCCGACAACACCGTAATCTCGAAACCCGTCATTCCCGCGTAGGCGGGAATCCAGACCTGTCCGCACAGAAACTTATCGGATAAAAACAGTTGCCCAAACCCCGCGTTCTATAGTGGATTAAATTCAAACCAGTACGGCATTGCCTCGCCTTGCCGTACTATTTGTACTGTCTGCGGCTTCGTTGCCTTGTCCTGATTTAAATTTAATCCACTATAGATTCCCACTTCCGTGGGAATGACGGTTCAGTTGCATTCCGACAACACCGTAATCTTGAAATCCGTCATTCCCGCGCAGGCGGGAATCTATCGGAAATGACTGAAACCTCGAGATTCTAGATTCCCACTTTCGTGGGAATGACGGTTCAGTTGCGTTCCAACAACACCGCAATCTCGAAATCCGTCATTCCCACACAGGCGGGAATCCAGACCCCTGACGCGGCGGGAATCTATCGGAAATGACTGAAACCCCGAGATTCTAGATTCCCACTTTCGTGGGAATGACGGTTCAGTTGCGTTCCGACAACACCGCAATCTCGAAATCCGTCATTCCCGCACAGGCGGGAATCCAGACCCCTGACGCGGCGGGAATCTATCGGAAATGACTGAAACCCCGAGATTCTAGATTCCCACTTTCGTGGGAATGGCGGTTCAGTTGCATTCCGACAACACCGTAATCTTGAAATCCGTCATTCCCGATAACAGCGCAATCTTGAAACCCGTCATTCCCGCGCAGGCGGGAATCCAGACCCCTGACGCGGCGGGAATCTATCGGAAATGACTGAAACCCCGAGATTCTAGATTCCCACTTTCGTGGGAATGACGGTTCAGTTGCGTTCCGACAACACCGCAATCTCGAAATCCGTCATTCCCGCACAGGCGGGAATCCAGACCCCTGACGCGGCGGGAATCTATCGGAAATGACTGAAACCTCGAGATTCTAGATTCCCACTTTCGTGGGAATGACGGTTCAGTTGCATTCCGACAACACCGCAATCTTGAAACCCCTCCGCCGTTATAAAGACAAATCGCGGCACAAAAAATGCCGTCTGAAATGCTGTTCGGCGGTTTCAGACGGCATTTGCTCAAACTTTATCAGGCGTAATGGCGCGTTTCGCCTTCTCCGCCGACATTCTCTGCACAGCGTTTGCAGACGGTTTCATGGCCTGCAACCGCGCCCACATCGCGGGTGTAGTGCCAGCAGCGTTCGCATTTTTCACCATCACTGGCTTTAGCGGCAACGGCAAGTTCGCTGCCTACTTTCACTTCTGCTTTAGACACCAGCAAAGCAAAGCGCAATTCTTCGCCCAAAGCATTCAGATAGCCGGCCATTTCTTCCGGCGCGGTAATTTCGGCTTCGGCTTGCAAGGACGAACCGACGGTTTTGTCGGCGCGCAAAGGCTCGATGGCGGCGGTTACCGCTTCGCGGGCTTCGCGGATTGCCGTCCATTTTTTCACCAGTTCGGCTTCG from Neisseria meningitidis harbors:
- the lspA gene encoding signal peptidase II — its product is MVLFYRLLKNMSSSVSSKTRYWVLALAAIVLDQWSKWAVLSSFQYRERVNVIPSFFDLTLVYNPGAAFSFLADQGGWQKYFFLVLAVAVSAYLVRAILRDEFATLGKTGAAMIIGGALGNVIDRLIHGHVVDFLLFYWQNWFYPAFNIADSFICVGAVLAVLDNIVHRKTQEEKY
- the cas2 gene encoding CRISPR-associated endonuclease Cas2, which gives rise to MSEAKFMRIIVFFDLPVITAAKRKAANQFRQFLLKDGYQMLQLSVYSRIVKGRDSLQKHHNRLCANLPQEGSIRCLEITEKQYAAMKLLLGELKTQEKKVNSDQLLLF
- a CDS encoding HAD-IA family hydrolase, whose translation is MGFGCREGKEFCKGLSLPEIIRDLLEMPSETAIADITRTYSAHYLNPNNRNMTLFPDALPCLDKLKAQGYWLAVATGKGRAGLDNAISQTATGGYWLATACAGEYPSKPSPEMVFGICGELGLDPKEALVVGDTAHDLHMAANAGAAAVGVATGAHSREQLLSAPHLAVLDGLSELPGFLAQHYA
- the ispH gene encoding 4-hydroxy-3-methylbut-2-enyl diphosphate reductase; the encoded protein is MNEKTIILANPRGFCAGVDRAISIVERALEEFGAPIYVRHEVVHNKFVVDNLREKGAVFIEDLAEVPPGATLVYSAHGVSKAVRQEAAERGFRVFDATCPLVTKVHKEVARLDAQDCEIIMIGHKGHVEVEGTMGQLAPGKMLLVETVGDVAKLEVRNPDKLAYVSQTTLSVDETKDIIAALNARFPNIRNPHKEDICYATTNRQTAVKELAEQCDIVIVVGSPNSSNSNRLREVAASRGIDAYMVDNAGYLQRAWFEGKNKVGVTAGASAPEVLVREVLATIRGWGHETVREGEGAEESIVFVLPKELRREGETKPDLCKR